From a single bacterium genomic region:
- a CDS encoding T9SS type A sorting domain-containing protein: MKRVVLVLFLTLAVVAAFAAQTPGTKVADNKMDVQTWYGNQPTMIAVNPANGQVGLTYASAMGELTGDDITELHYADVTGGKITMVKNDYGNPCIGLMPDGRHMIFSNTKHIPWFNYGGWGTGATLFEETAVGSAQFDSLYWFDENPIAGPNNVLATVMDISDEGVIHLMLYDGWGDAYLYKSSQDGGFTFSQVVIFAYQRDGFTSIALHPFGDDGDVYGGAVAAGKNGKVGVAITDQANEAFFMESLDHGQTWPDSAGVVYITGNQKITDSGDPDHLRAGLFCDVVYDNANNAHVVFEANYYLDAAQAKARNPYPGFGGSKPYVADKKSAIGHWSATSGYNLAATSLAPAMDLDAQYSMLPGRTRPALATWPNIVFDPEKEVLYCVYNQYSENWGEWAALDSVTNRFLGYGEIFAVGSTDGGKNWGTPVNLTNTPKFDERHAVADKKVVNGKLQIIYFGDNGPGSEYYKLINGFSNFVTSGVYYWAANLPEIVVEGVTPGTKVADNKMDVQTWYGNQPTMIAVNPANGQVGLTYASAMGELTGDDITELHYADVTGGKITMVKNDYGNPCIGLMPDGRHMIFSNTKHIPWFNYGGWGTGATLFEETAVGSAQFDSLYWFDENPIAGPNNVLATVMDISDEGVIHLMLYDGWGDAYLYKSSQDGGFTFSQVVIFAYQRDGFTSIALHPFGDDGDVYGGAVAAGKNGKVGVAITDQANEAFFMESLDHGQTWPDSAGVVYITGNQKITDSGDPDHLRAGLFCDVVYDNANNAHVVFEANYYLDAAQAKARNPYPGFGGSKPYVADKKSAIGHWSATSGYNLAATSLAPAMDLDAQYSMLPGRTRPALATWPNIVFDPEKEVLYCVYNQYSENWGEWAALDSVTNRFLGYGEIFAVGSTDGGKNWGTPVNLTNTPKFDERHAVADKKVVNGKLQIIYFGDNGPGSEYYKLINGFSNFVTSGVYYYAMNATLTGVDKRGVAVVESYELGQNYPNPFNPTTTIDFSVPKASQVKLTVYNMLGQKVKTLVDRTMVAGTHTIKWDGLDDNGSAVSSGMYIYRLEGQFGVKSHKMMFLK; encoded by the coding sequence ATGAAAAGAGTTGTTCTCGTGCTGTTCCTTACGCTCGCGGTTGTCGCTGCCTTTGCCGCCCAGACCCCCGGCACCAAGGTAGCGGATAACAAGATGGACGTGCAGACCTGGTACGGCAACCAGCCGACCATGATCGCCGTCAATCCCGCTAATGGCCAGGTCGGCCTGACCTACGCCTCGGCCATGGGCGAGCTCACCGGCGACGACATCACCGAACTCCACTACGCCGATGTCACCGGCGGCAAAATCACCATGGTCAAAAACGACTATGGCAACCCCTGCATCGGCCTGATGCCCGACGGCCGTCACATGATCTTCTCCAACACCAAGCACATCCCCTGGTTCAACTACGGCGGCTGGGGCACCGGCGCCACCCTCTTCGAGGAAACCGCAGTCGGCTCCGCCCAGTTCGATTCCCTCTACTGGTTCGATGAAAACCCCATCGCCGGACCCAACAACGTCCTGGCCACCGTCATGGACATCTCCGACGAAGGCGTCATCCACCTCATGCTCTATGACGGATGGGGCGATGCCTATCTCTACAAGTCCTCTCAGGACGGCGGCTTCACCTTCTCCCAAGTCGTGATCTTCGCCTACCAGCGCGACGGCTTCACCTCCATCGCCCTCCATCCCTTCGGAGATGACGGCGACGTCTACGGCGGCGCGGTCGCAGCCGGCAAGAACGGCAAGGTCGGCGTCGCTATCACCGACCAGGCCAACGAAGCCTTCTTCATGGAATCCCTCGACCACGGCCAGACCTGGCCCGATTCAGCCGGCGTCGTCTACATCACCGGCAACCAGAAAATCACCGACTCCGGCGACCCCGATCACCTCCGCGCCGGCCTCTTCTGCGATGTCGTCTATGACAACGCCAACAACGCCCATGTCGTCTTCGAGGCCAACTATTACCTCGATGCCGCCCAGGCCAAGGCCCGCAATCCCTATCCGGGCTTCGGCGGGTCCAAACCCTACGTCGCAGACAAAAAATCGGCCATCGGACACTGGAGCGCCACCTCGGGCTACAACCTGGCCGCCACCTCCCTGGCTCCCGCCATGGATCTGGATGCCCAGTACTCCATGCTGCCCGGCCGCACCCGCCCGGCGCTGGCCACCTGGCCCAACATCGTCTTCGATCCGGAGAAGGAGGTTCTGTACTGCGTCTATAACCAGTACTCCGAGAACTGGGGCGAGTGGGCCGCGCTCGATTCCGTCACCAACCGCTTCCTCGGTTACGGCGAAATCTTTGCGGTCGGTTCCACCGACGGCGGCAAGAACTGGGGAACCCCGGTCAACCTGACCAACACCCCGAAATTCGACGAACGCCATGCCGTCGCCGACAAGAAAGTCGTCAACGGCAAGCTTCAGATCATCTACTTTGGTGACAATGGCCCCGGCAGCGAATACTACAAGCTGATCAACGGCTTCAGCAACTTCGTCACCTCCGGCGTCTACTACTGGGCCGCTAATTTGCCCGAAATCGTTGTTGAAGGTGTGACCCCCGGCACCAAGGTAGCGGATAACAAGATGGACGTGCAGACCTGGTACGGCAACCAGCCGACCATGATCGCCGTCAATCCCGCTAATGGCCAGGTCGGCCTGACCTACGCCTCGGCCATGGGCGAGCTCACCGGCGACGACATCACCGAACTCCACTACGCCGATGTCACCGGCGGCAAAATCACCATGGTCAAAAACGACTATGGCAACCCCTGCATCGGCCTGATGCCCGACGGCCGTCACATGATCTTCTCCAACACCAAGCACATCCCCTGGTTCAACTACGGCGGCTGGGGCACCGGCGCCACCCTCTTCGAGGAAACCGCAGTCGGCTCCGCCCAGTTCGATTCCCTCTACTGGTTCGATGAAAACCCCATCGCCGGACCCAACAACGTCCTGGCCACCGTCATGGACATCTCCGACGAAGGCGTCATCCACCTCATGCTCTATGACGGATGGGGCGATGCCTATCTCTACAAGTCCTCTCAGGACGGCGGCTTCACCTTCTCCCAAGTCGTGATCTTCGCCTACCAGCGCGACGGCTTCACCTCCATCGCCCTCCATCCCTTCGGAGATGACGGCGACGTCTACGGCGGCGCGGTCGCAGCCGGCAAGAACGGCAAGGTCGGCGTCGCTATCACCGACCAGGCCAACGAAGCCTTCTTCATGGAATCCCTCGACCACGGCCAGACCTGGCCCGATTCAGCCGGCGTCGTCTACATCACCGGCAACCAGAAAATCACCGACTCCGGCGACCCCGATCACCTCCGCGCCGGCCTCTTCTGCGATGTCGTCTATGACAACGCCAACAACGCCCATGTCGTCTTCGAGGCCAACTATTACCTCGATGCCGCCCAGGCCAAGGCCCGCAATCCCTATCCGGGCTTCGGCGGGTCCAAACCCTACGTCGCAGACAAAAAATCGGCCATCGGACACTGGAGCGCCACCTCGGGCTACAACCTGGCCGCCACCTCCCTGGCTCCCGCCATGGATCTGGATGCCCAGTACTCCATGCTGCCCGGCCGCACCCGCCCGGCGCTGGCCACCTGGCCCAACATCGTCTTCGATCCGGAGAAGGAGGTTCTGTACTGCGTCTATAACCAGTACTCCGAGAACTGGGGCGAGTGGGCCGCGCTCGATTCCGTCACCAACCGCTTCCTCGGTTACGGCGAAATCTTTGCGGTCGGTTCCACCGACGGCGGCAAGAACTGGGGAACCCCGGTCAACCTGACCAACACCCCGAAATTCGACGAACGCCATGCCGTCGCCGACAAGAAAGTCGTCAACGGCAAGCTTCAGATCATCTACTTTGGTGACAATGGCCCCGGCAGCGAATACTACAAGCTGATCAACGGCTTCAGCAACTTCGTCACCTCCGGCGTCTATTACTATGCCATGAACGCGACCCTGACCGGTGTCGACAAGCGCGGTGTCGCCGTAGTCGAGAGCTACGAGCTCGGCCAGAACTACCCGAACCCGTTCAACCCGACCACCACGATCGATTTCAGCGTGCCCAAGGCCTCGCAGGTTAAACTGACGGTCTACAACATGCTGGGTCAAAAGGTGAAGACGCTGGTCGACCGCACCATGGTCGCCGGAACGCACACCATCAAATGGGATGGCCTGGATGACAACGGCAGCGCGGTTTCCAGCGGCATGTATATCTACCGCCTGGAAGGCCAGTTCGGAGTCAAGAGCCACAAGATGATGTTCCTCAAGTAA
- a CDS encoding carbohydrate-binding family 9-like protein has protein sequence MKRILTGLILILAAAAWGFETPRTAFAPRYYVCCRTTRPLYIDGNISETDWQQAAWSEPFVDIEGSAKPLPRFTTRVKMLWDDDFFYIAGEMEEPDVWATLRDHDSIIFHDNDFEVFIDPDGDTHRYYELELNAFATAWDLFLDRPYRDNGNPTFFWDIRGLKKGVQVQGSINQPGDTDQGWTIELALPWAVLKEQAPGGRRPQPGDYWRVNFSRVEWRVQAGDGTYAKVKDPVTGKPLPEDNWLWSPQGLINVHYPEMWGFVLFSSRSSGATPEPFIMPETETIKWLMRLIYYSQRTVSQAQGRPARTWAELGVQVERLAGYQWPPRLYAGPETWEAVLTSNDGQIRWHIRHDGLVWRTPKL, from the coding sequence ATGAAACGCATCCTGACCGGCCTGATCCTGATCCTCGCGGCGGCGGCCTGGGGTTTTGAGACGCCCCGTACGGCCTTCGCACCGCGCTATTACGTCTGCTGCCGCACGACCCGGCCGCTTTACATTGATGGCAATATCAGCGAGACCGACTGGCAGCAGGCCGCTTGGAGCGAACCCTTTGTCGATATCGAGGGCTCCGCCAAACCCCTGCCGCGTTTCACCACCCGCGTCAAGATGCTCTGGGATGACGACTTTTTTTATATCGCCGGCGAGATGGAGGAGCCCGATGTCTGGGCGACTCTGCGCGACCACGACTCGATCATCTTCCACGACAACGATTTCGAGGTCTTTATCGATCCCGATGGCGACACCCATCGCTATTACGAGCTGGAGCTCAATGCCTTTGCCACCGCCTGGGATCTCTTCCTCGACCGCCCCTATCGCGACAACGGCAATCCCACTTTCTTCTGGGACATCCGCGGCCTGAAGAAGGGGGTACAGGTGCAGGGCAGCATCAACCAGCCCGGCGATACGGATCAGGGCTGGACAATCGAGCTGGCCCTCCCCTGGGCCGTGCTCAAGGAGCAGGCCCCCGGCGGCCGCCGGCCGCAGCCAGGTGACTATTGGCGCGTTAATTTTTCACGCGTTGAATGGCGCGTGCAGGCCGGGGACGGCACCTATGCCAAGGTCAAGGATCCTGTGACCGGCAAGCCGCTGCCCGAGGATAACTGGCTCTGGTCGCCCCAGGGCTTGATCAATGTCCACTACCCCGAGATGTGGGGGTTCGTCCTCTTTTCCAGCCGCAGCAGCGGCGCGACCCCCGAGCCCTTTATTATGCCGGAAACGGAAACAATAAAATGGCTGATGCGTCTTATTTATTATTCCCAGCGTACGGTTAGCCAGGCGCAGGGACGCCCAGCCCGTACCTGGGCCGAACTTGGAGTGCAGGTAGAGCGTCTCGCGGGCTACCAGTGGCCGCCGCGCCTCTATGCGGGCCCCGAAACCTGGGAAGCGGTCCTGACCTCCAATGATGGCCAAATCCGCTGGCACATCCGCCATGACGGCCTGGTCTGGCGCACTCCCAAACTCTAG
- a CDS encoding glycosyl transferase family 36, translating to MKYGDFSPDGKEYIIDHVATPSPWINYLYNGSYFATISNNGGGISYYRSPLHGRVTRYRINDVPPDRPGKYIYVKDRDSGEIWSLTWQPVGRHLEAYRVHHGFGYTRVESRVAEIRGDLLYFVPPGDHLEIWQALLHNESNRVRRLSVYGYVEFALGHALIDLINQCDDQHFNRVYFDPQVRGLFATKTYWVTESRGTQHQENKEWDQWAFFTTNQPVTGFETLRERFIGPYRSETNPLAVEQEKLSCQETDFGNAVGALQVDLELAPGAELPVVFTLGVVAKEAFSTQRTQLPVRYHDARTRQRSWEKLQAKWDRYFQVTRARTPDATTNVFMNYWTPYQARVAFEVGRVASFYYWGIGRGFGFRDTAQDTIAVTLSDPELARQRILLLSRQMFSDGHVYHHFYGDGQGEVTGHCDDPLWYLLAISDYIKQTGDWAILDNAQPFIDAPAAPLLEHLEAVVHFVENNLGRHGLPNFGRGDWNDTLDYIGGDDGGESVWGAMFYVAMLNLLIEILEHQALTALLARTVAIRDRLREAVQHTCWDGAWYIRAFGARQRKIGSKTSKAGKIFLNPQSWAVIADIDTPERLEQAMQSLWDHLNTPYGPKKCAPAFREIDPTIGLVTRCVAGKKENGAIFAHPTAWVIQAECILGHGDRAYAYYREMLPNAIDSDLFVAEPYVFSQYVTSDEHSAPGRASHSWQTGTAAWMYRVMMDYFLGVRATFDGLYIDPVIPSTWEGFTFERVFRGTQYVIQVRNPESVQRGVRSILMEGTPVAGHLLPLTDKKRVTVEVVMG from the coding sequence ATGAAATACGGCGATTTCAGCCCCGACGGCAAAGAATATATCATCGATCACGTGGCGACTCCGAGCCCCTGGATCAATTATCTCTATAATGGCAGCTATTTTGCCACCATCTCCAATAACGGCGGCGGCATCAGCTATTACCGCTCTCCCCTGCATGGCCGGGTCACCCGCTATCGCATCAACGATGTGCCCCCGGATCGCCCCGGCAAGTATATCTATGTCAAGGACCGCGACAGCGGAGAGATCTGGAGCCTCACCTGGCAGCCGGTCGGGCGCCACCTCGAAGCCTACCGTGTCCATCACGGTTTCGGCTATACCCGCGTCGAGTCCCGGGTCGCGGAGATCCGCGGGGATCTGCTCTATTTTGTCCCGCCTGGAGATCACCTCGAAATCTGGCAGGCCCTACTGCACAATGAGAGCAACCGGGTGCGCCGCCTTTCAGTCTACGGCTATGTCGAATTTGCCCTCGGCCACGCCCTGATCGACCTGATCAACCAGTGCGACGATCAGCACTTCAATCGCGTCTATTTCGATCCCCAGGTCCGCGGCCTTTTCGCCACCAAAACCTACTGGGTCACGGAATCCCGCGGCACCCAGCACCAGGAGAACAAGGAATGGGATCAATGGGCGTTTTTCACGACCAACCAGCCGGTGACCGGCTTCGAGACCCTGCGCGAACGCTTCATCGGCCCCTATCGCAGCGAAACCAACCCCCTCGCCGTTGAACAGGAAAAGCTGAGCTGCCAGGAGACCGATTTCGGCAATGCGGTCGGCGCGCTGCAGGTGGACCTCGAGCTGGCCCCGGGCGCGGAACTCCCCGTCGTTTTCACCCTTGGGGTCGTGGCCAAGGAGGCCTTCAGCACGCAGCGCACCCAGCTGCCGGTGCGCTACCACGACGCTCGCACCCGCCAGCGCAGCTGGGAAAAATTGCAGGCCAAATGGGACCGCTATTTTCAGGTGACCCGGGCCAGGACACCGGACGCCACCACCAATGTCTTTATGAATTACTGGACGCCCTATCAGGCGCGCGTGGCTTTTGAGGTGGGCCGGGTCGCGAGTTTTTACTATTGGGGCATCGGCCGCGGTTTCGGCTTTCGCGATACCGCCCAGGACACCATTGCCGTGACGCTCTCCGACCCGGAGCTGGCGCGCCAGCGCATCCTCCTGCTCTCGCGGCAAATGTTCAGTGACGGCCATGTCTATCACCATTTTTACGGCGACGGCCAAGGCGAGGTGACCGGCCACTGCGATGATCCCCTCTGGTACCTCCTCGCTATCAGCGATTATATCAAACAGACCGGGGATTGGGCGATCCTCGACAATGCCCAGCCCTTCATCGACGCCCCAGCCGCGCCCTTGCTCGAACACCTCGAAGCGGTGGTCCATTTTGTCGAAAACAATCTCGGACGGCATGGTCTGCCCAACTTCGGCCGCGGCGACTGGAACGACACCCTCGATTACATCGGCGGCGACGACGGCGGCGAGAGCGTCTGGGGCGCCATGTTCTATGTCGCCATGCTCAATCTGCTCATCGAGATTCTCGAACATCAGGCTCTGACCGCGCTCCTGGCGCGGACTGTGGCCATCCGCGACCGCCTGCGCGAGGCGGTGCAACATACCTGCTGGGATGGCGCTTGGTACATCCGCGCCTTCGGCGCCAGGCAGCGGAAGATCGGCAGCAAAACCAGCAAGGCGGGCAAAATTTTTCTCAACCCCCAGTCCTGGGCGGTGATCGCCGACATCGATACCCCCGAACGTCTGGAACAGGCCATGCAGAGCCTGTGGGATCACCTCAATACGCCCTACGGTCCAAAGAAATGCGCCCCAGCCTTTCGCGAGATCGACCCCACCATCGGCCTGGTCACCCGCTGTGTTGCAGGAAAAAAAGAGAATGGCGCCATCTTCGCTCATCCGACCGCCTGGGTCATCCAGGCCGAGTGCATCCTCGGTCATGGCGACCGCGCCTATGCCTATTACCGCGAGATGCTGCCCAATGCCATCGACTCGGATCTCTTCGTCGCCGAACCCTACGTCTTTTCCCAGTATGTCACCAGCGACGAACACAGTGCGCCGGGACGCGCCAGTCACTCCTGGCAAACCGGCACTGCCGCATGGATGTACCGGGTGATGATGGATTATTTCCTCGGCGTGCGCGCCACCTTTGATGGACTCTATATCGATCCGGTCATCCCCTCCACCTGGGAGGGCTTTACCTTTGAACGCGTCTTCCGCGGCACCCAATATGTCATCCAGGTGCGCAATCCGGAAAGCGTGCAGCGGGGCGTCCGCTCCATCCTTATGGAGGGCACGCCGGTTGCGGGACACTTGTTGCCGCTGACCGACAAGAAGCGTGTGACGGTTGAGGTCGTGATGGGCTGA
- a CDS encoding prolyl oligopeptidase family serine peptidase, protein MRRILLMVLTLLAAATLLMAAEETLMLTHGLACKLPERQRRAMIPADPVEALLVAGKRVMPMEGDPLDAGGETLHWQSVVADSDGWFSGSELRNGWVHFRVTRLQGAVFLLEGMGNTMVYVNGVPRIGNRYRSKDLFESWEPRFDYGLVPIRLEAGENHLLFRNNRGRLKVVLHTLDQPAVLNPRDLTLPDLRAGEALASWGSIPVLNGSDAPLSGLILRGSGEGIRVPETVLPELLPLGIRKVAFPIQADAAAETGAVRLTLTLWRRSGGHEEQIDSAEITLRCIATTAPCKRTFISEIDGSVQYYTLLAATSTDATPKALFLSLHGANVEALNQAGSYAPKNWGHLVAPTNRRPYGHNWEDWGRMDALEVLALARKTLNVDTSRIYLTGHSMGGHGTWHLGASFPDLFAAIGPSAGWISFWSYGVRDTSGSTDPATRLLQRAAAPSNTFALAGNLAQLGVYIIHGASDDNVRIEQSRQMAERLNTFHHDWYFHEQPEAGHWWDLSDAPGADCVDWPPLFDFFARHARPGAERLRSIDFTTANPGLSARDGWLTIVAQEKPLLLSRARIEVDPVLQRFAGTTENINRLALRIPPEPGRTLWHLELDGQSFEASGTGTLWLEKSAGAWRSAAAPPSGEKGPQRNGPFKEAFQHRMIFVYGTRGSVTENRWALAKARFDAETFWYQGNGSVDVVADTAFDPQADRDRSVVLYGNAATNAAWKALLGTSPIQVRRSIIQINKQLLRGDDLAALFIQPRPGSDCACVIAISGTAPAGMRLTNNLPYLYAGAAFPDFMVFSSALLAKPEAGILAGGFFNNRWDLEDGDWVIREETK, encoded by the coding sequence ATGCGACGCATACTCCTGATGGTTTTGACGCTCCTTGCAGCCGCCACCCTGTTGATGGCGGCCGAGGAGACCCTTATGCTCACCCATGGCCTGGCCTGCAAACTCCCCGAGCGGCAGCGCCGCGCAATGATTCCCGCCGATCCGGTCGAAGCCCTACTGGTGGCCGGCAAGCGGGTGATGCCCATGGAGGGGGATCCGCTGGATGCCGGCGGCGAGACCCTGCACTGGCAGTCGGTCGTCGCGGACAGCGACGGCTGGTTCAGCGGTTCTGAGCTGCGCAATGGTTGGGTCCATTTTCGCGTCACCCGCCTGCAAGGGGCAGTTTTCCTCCTTGAGGGTATGGGCAACACCATGGTCTACGTCAACGGCGTGCCGCGCATCGGCAACCGCTACCGCTCCAAGGATCTTTTTGAGTCCTGGGAGCCGCGCTTTGACTATGGCCTGGTGCCCATCCGGCTTGAGGCGGGCGAGAACCATCTGCTCTTCCGCAACAACCGCGGCCGCCTCAAGGTGGTCCTGCATACCCTCGACCAGCCCGCGGTGCTCAATCCCCGGGACCTGACACTGCCTGATCTGCGCGCCGGCGAGGCGTTGGCGAGCTGGGGCAGCATCCCGGTGCTCAACGGCAGCGACGCCCCATTGAGCGGTCTGATCCTGCGCGGCAGTGGCGAGGGCATCCGCGTGCCCGAAACTGTGCTGCCCGAGCTGCTCCCCCTCGGCATCCGGAAGGTGGCTTTCCCGATCCAGGCGGATGCCGCTGCAGAGACGGGAGCGGTGCGGTTAACCCTCACCCTCTGGCGCCGGAGCGGTGGCCATGAGGAACAGATCGATAGCGCCGAGATTACACTGCGCTGCATCGCCACGACGGCCCCCTGCAAGCGGACTTTTATCAGCGAAATCGACGGCAGCGTGCAGTACTATACGCTCCTGGCCGCCACCTCCACAGACGCCACCCCCAAAGCCCTTTTTCTTTCCTTGCACGGTGCCAATGTCGAGGCCCTGAATCAGGCCGGCTCCTATGCCCCCAAGAACTGGGGACACCTCGTCGCGCCCACCAACCGCCGCCCTTATGGCCATAACTGGGAGGATTGGGGGCGCATGGACGCCCTCGAGGTACTCGCCCTGGCCCGCAAGACCCTGAATGTCGATACCAGCCGGATCTATCTGACCGGTCATTCCATGGGCGGCCACGGCACCTGGCATCTCGGCGCCTCCTTTCCAGATCTTTTTGCCGCGATCGGCCCCAGCGCCGGCTGGATCAGTTTCTGGTCCTATGGCGTGCGCGACACCAGCGGCAGCACCGATCCTGCTACCCGGCTGCTGCAGCGCGCCGCAGCCCCCAGCAATACCTTCGCCCTCGCGGGTAATTTAGCGCAGCTCGGTGTTTACATCATCCATGGGGCGTCGGACGATAATGTCCGCATCGAGCAGTCGCGGCAAATGGCCGAACGGCTCAATACCTTTCACCACGACTGGTATTTCCACGAACAGCCGGAAGCGGGGCACTGGTGGGACCTCTCGGATGCGCCCGGAGCGGACTGCGTCGACTGGCCGCCGCTCTTCGATTTTTTCGCGCGCCATGCCCGTCCCGGTGCTGAACGGCTGCGCTCGATTGATTTCACCACCGCCAATCCCGGACTTTCGGCCCGCGACGGCTGGCTCACCATCGTAGCGCAGGAAAAGCCGTTGCTCCTCAGCCGTGCGCGTATCGAAGTGGATCCGGTACTGCAGCGTTTTGCGGGCACCACGGAGAACATCAACCGCCTCGCCCTGCGCATTCCACCGGAACCGGGCCGGACGCTCTGGCACCTGGAACTCGACGGTCAGAGCTTCGAGGCCTCCGGTACGGGCACGCTCTGGCTCGAAAAAAGCGCAGGGGCCTGGCGCAGCGCAGCCGCGCCGCCGTCGGGGGAGAAGGGGCCGCAGCGCAATGGACCCTTCAAGGAAGCCTTTCAGCACCGCATGATCTTCGTTTACGGCACCAGGGGTTCGGTCACGGAAAACCGCTGGGCGCTGGCCAAGGCGCGCTTCGACGCCGAGACTTTCTGGTATCAGGGCAATGGCTCCGTTGATGTCGTCGCCGACACCGCTTTCGACCCGCAGGCCGATCGCGACCGCAGCGTGGTTCTATATGGCAACGCCGCGACCAATGCCGCCTGGAAGGCTTTGCTGGGAACAAGTCCGATCCAGGTCCGCCGCAGTATCATTCAAATCAACAAGCAGCTGCTTCGCGGCGACGACCTGGCCGCTCTCTTCATCCAGCCGCGTCCCGGCAGCGATTGCGCCTGTGTCATCGCGATTTCCGGAACCGCGCCGGCCGGCATGCGCCTGACCAACAACCTGCCCTATCTCTATGCGGGCGCCGCCTTCCCCGATTTCATGGTATTCTCCAGCGCCCTGCTGGCAAAGCCCGAAGCCGGCATCCTCGCCGGCGGTTTTTTCAACAACCGCTGGGACCTGGAGGATGGCGACTGGGTGATCCGGGAAGAGACCAAGTAG